In one window of Ruminococcus hominis DNA:
- the lgt gene encoding prolipoprotein diacylglyceryl transferase produces the protein MHYDISFPNLGITFDHVGKVISLHGFDIAYYGIIIGTAIMLGFWIATREAKRTGQNPEDYLDMGIFGVIVGIAGARIYYVIFSWDMYKDNILDVFNLREGGLAIYGGVIGAVIAVLICAKVKKISAPLIFDTIAMSLVNGQMLGRWGNFFNREAFGEYTDSLFAMRLPVDAVRDSDITEKMWAHVQTIRGAQYIQVHPTFLYESFWCACVLLVLFLYRKHKKYNGELFLMYLFGYGLGRVWIEGLRTDQLILHRIGVPVSQLLAALIVATTGIILMVQKIRYTKKK, from the coding sequence ATGCATTATGATATCAGTTTCCCAAATTTGGGAATAACATTTGATCATGTTGGAAAAGTGATTTCGCTGCATGGATTTGATATCGCATATTATGGAATCATCATAGGAACAGCAATTATGCTTGGCTTTTGGATTGCAACAAGAGAAGCAAAGCGGACAGGACAGAATCCGGAAGATTATCTCGATATGGGGATTTTTGGCGTGATTGTAGGAATTGCCGGAGCTAGAATTTATTATGTTATATTTTCATGGGATATGTATAAGGACAATATATTAGATGTCTTTAATCTGAGAGAAGGCGGTCTTGCGATTTATGGCGGTGTGATCGGTGCAGTTATTGCAGTCTTAATTTGTGCAAAAGTGAAAAAAATCAGCGCTCCACTGATCTTTGATACGATTGCAATGTCATTGGTAAATGGTCAGATGCTTGGACGATGGGGAAATTTCTTTAATCGTGAAGCGTTTGGTGAATATACCGATTCACTGTTTGCTATGAGACTTCCGGTAGATGCGGTAAGAGACAGTGACATTACAGAGAAAATGTGGGCACATGTACAGACAATTCGTGGTGCTCAGTACATTCAAGTGCATCCGACATTTTTATACGAATCATTCTGGTGTGCTTGTGTATTACTTGTTTTGTTCCTGTATAGAAAGCACAAAAAATATAATGGAGAATTATTCTTGATGTATTTGTTTGGATATGGCCTTGGAAGAGTCTGGATTGAAGGACTTCGTACAGATCAATTGATATTGCACAGAATTGGAGTTCCGGTATCACAGCTTTTGGCAGCGCTTATTGTCGCAACCACAGGAATAATTTTGATGGTTCAGAAAATCAGATATACGAAAAAGAAGTAG
- the ychF gene encoding redox-regulated ATPase YchF, which yields MKLGIVGLPNVGKSTLFNSLTKAGAESANYPFCTIDPNVGVVTVPDERLNVLGEMYNTKKIVPAVIEFVDIAGLVKGASKGEGLGNQFLANIREVDAIVHVVRCFEDSNIVHVDGSINPLRDIETINLELIFSDLEILERRIAKTTKVARNDKEAAKELELLNRMKAHLEDNRLAKSFEAESDEEQELIDSYNLLTAKPVIFAANVCEDDLADDGAQNAGVQAVREYAAQEGFEVFVVCAQIEQEIAELDDEEKKMFLEDLGLSESGLEKLIKASYSLLGLISYLTAGEPEVRAWTIKKGTKAPQAAGKIHSDFERGFIRAEIVSYDDLIACGTHAAAREKGLVRLEGKDYVVQDGDIIVFRFNV from the coding sequence ATGAAATTAGGAATCGTTGGTTTACCAAACGTAGGAAAAAGTACATTATTTAATTCATTAACAAAAGCAGGAGCAGAGTCAGCAAACTATCCATTCTGTACAATCGATCCGAATGTCGGTGTTGTTACTGTTCCGGATGAACGTCTGAATGTATTGGGAGAGATGTATAACACAAAGAAAATCGTTCCGGCGGTAATTGAATTCGTTGATATTGCAGGTCTTGTAAAAGGAGCCTCAAAAGGAGAAGGACTTGGAAACCAGTTCCTTGCTAATATCCGTGAAGTAGATGCTATCGTGCATGTAGTAAGATGTTTTGAGGACAGTAATATTGTGCATGTAGATGGAAGTATCAATCCTCTGCGTGATATTGAGACAATCAATTTAGAATTGATTTTTTCTGATCTTGAGATTTTGGAGAGAAGAATTGCTAAGACAACAAAGGTTGCAAGAAACGATAAAGAAGCAGCGAAAGAATTAGAGCTGTTGAACAGAATGAAAGCACATCTGGAAGATAATAGACTGGCTAAGAGCTTTGAGGCAGAGTCTGATGAAGAGCAGGAATTAATCGACAGTTATAATCTTCTGACAGCTAAACCAGTTATTTTTGCGGCAAATGTATGCGAGGATGACCTGGCAGATGATGGTGCTCAGAATGCAGGAGTGCAGGCAGTACGAGAGTATGCAGCACAAGAAGGCTTTGAAGTATTTGTTGTATGTGCTCAGATTGAGCAGGAAATCGCAGAATTGGATGATGAAGAGAAGAAGATGTTCTTAGAGGATCTTGGATTATCGGAATCCGGACTGGAAAAACTGATCAAAGCAAGTTACAGCCTGCTTGGACTGATCAGCTATTTGACAGCCGGAGAGCCTGAGGTTCGTGCATGGACAATCAAGAAAGGAACAAAAGCTCCACAGGCAGCAGGTAAGATTCATTCTGATTTTGAAAGAGGATTTATTCGTGCAGAAATCGTAAGTTATGATGATCTGATCGCATGTGGAACACATGCTGCAGCAAGAGAAAAAGGTCTTGTACGTCTGGAAGGTAAAGATTATGTCGTACAGGATGGAGATATCATCGTATTCCGTTTTAATGTATAA
- a CDS encoding glycoside hydrolase family 3 protein has product MKRVKKEKRNKVLIFSVIILLLVCAGIAIASLHKVNNILLENSSEATIEIIGNSSTTEPAQELRGTVKDATMNTLTVQGEDNREYYFGTEGVNISTGETGIVIGNPVTVSYHGKLDLNASVQEVELLSITVTDSSLNTENPEPTIGETEPSPPSASVTQKAQEILNAMTLEEKVGQMFIARCPEINSVQKVKEYNLGGYILFSRDFSGKTRDEIIQNIQSYQSAAKIPMFIGVDEEGGTVNRVSTNPNLRAVPFWSPQELYAEGGFDLIQSDTQEKCELLNSLGINLNFAPICDVSQNPEDFIYDRSFGQNAEQTAAYVHLVVQTMFQEGMGSVLKHFPGYGNNVDTHTGIAYDNRTYETFLNSDFLPFQAGIDSGANMVLVSHNVVSCMDSQTPASLSSQVHKILREELKFTGVIITDDLAMDGVRNFAEDTKIAVQAVKAGNDMLCCTDFEVQIPAILEAVKQGEITEERIDESVLRILELKISLGII; this is encoded by the coding sequence ATGAAACGGGTAAAAAAAGAAAAAAGGAATAAAGTGCTTATTTTTAGTGTGATTATCTTGCTTCTTGTATGTGCAGGCATTGCGATAGCCAGTTTGCATAAAGTAAATAATATTTTGTTGGAAAACTCGTCTGAGGCAACAATAGAAATTATTGGAAATTCAAGTACAACTGAACCTGCACAAGAGCTTCGAGGAACTGTAAAAGATGCAACAATGAATACTCTAACTGTTCAAGGTGAGGATAATCGTGAATATTATTTTGGAACAGAAGGTGTAAATATTTCAACTGGTGAGACAGGAATAGTGATTGGGAATCCAGTGACAGTTTCATATCATGGCAAATTGGATTTGAATGCATCTGTACAAGAGGTTGAATTACTTTCCATTACGGTTACAGATTCCAGTTTGAATACCGAAAATCCTGAACCAACAATTGGTGAAACAGAGCCAAGTCCCCCTTCTGCTTCCGTGACACAGAAAGCACAAGAAATTCTAAATGCAATGACGCTGGAAGAAAAAGTTGGACAGATGTTTATTGCACGCTGTCCCGAAATAAATAGCGTACAGAAGGTAAAGGAGTATAATCTTGGAGGTTATATTCTTTTTAGCCGAGACTTTTCTGGAAAAACAAGAGATGAAATTATCCAGAATATTCAAAGTTACCAAAGTGCAGCAAAAATTCCCATGTTTATCGGAGTAGATGAAGAAGGAGGCACTGTCAACCGTGTTAGCACAAACCCTAATTTGCGAGCTGTGCCTTTCTGGTCCCCTCAAGAACTCTATGCTGAAGGTGGCTTTGATTTGATTCAAAGTGACACACAAGAAAAATGTGAATTATTGAATAGTTTGGGGATTAATTTGAACTTTGCCCCAATCTGCGATGTTTCGCAAAATCCAGAGGATTTTATTTATGACCGGAGTTTTGGACAGAACGCAGAGCAAACTGCCGCTTATGTCCACTTAGTTGTGCAAACCATGTTTCAAGAAGGTATGGGGAGCGTCCTAAAGCATTTCCCCGGGTACGGAAATAATGTGGATACACATACAGGTATTGCTTATGATAATCGCACCTATGAAACATTTTTGAACTCAGATTTCTTGCCGTTTCAAGCAGGAATTGATTCTGGAGCCAATATGGTATTAGTTTCTCATAATGTGGTATCCTGCATGGATAGTCAAACCCCTGCTTCGCTGTCTTCACAGGTACACAAAATCCTGCGGGAAGAATTAAAATTTACTGGAGTTATTATTACAGATGACTTAGCTATGGATGGTGTGCGCAATTTTGCAGAAGACACAAAAATTGCAGTTCAAGCTGTGAAGGCAGGAAATGATATGTTATGCTGCACAGATTTTGAGGTGCAAATTCCAGCCATACTTGAAGCAGTCAAACAGGGAGAAATTACAGAGGAACGAATCGATGAATCTGTTTTACGCATATTAGAATTAAAAATTTCACTTGGGATAATATAA
- a CDS encoding helix-turn-helix domain-containing protein: MALPGTPGQRISDLCNGNHISQKQLAEKIGVSASQLSRIVSGETKTVSSDILIGVAKEFKVSTDYILGLSTLSVRKSYDISELGLSEGAVRGLVAGTVDVQILNRLLEHRNFPKLMDLIRIYFQDTAAKGIMARNQLIELATASLSNLMKEHPEHRAEAKQDLQLLNAQKMGEHEAEIEKIKNVFLASLRDIKKDMDNREQPGEAVTAAMFRTMQETMKDHQQELLSMDDVTAMIAGQIGKFLPMDEEMAEQFRQLAKRMMEQVGK; encoded by the coding sequence ATGGCTTTACCCGGAACACCCGGACAAAGGATTTCTGATTTGTGCAACGGCAATCATATTTCTCAAAAGCAACTTGCGGAGAAGATAGGCGTATCTGCTTCCCAGTTGAGCCGCATTGTCAGTGGGGAAACAAAGACGGTCAGCAGCGATATTCTCATAGGCGTGGCAAAGGAATTTAAGGTATCAACGGACTACATATTAGGCTTGTCCACCTTGAGTGTCCGTAAAAGTTATGATATTTCTGAATTAGGATTGTCCGAGGGAGCTGTGAGAGGGCTTGTGGCAGGTACAGTCGATGTGCAAATCCTTAACCGTCTGTTGGAACACAGGAACTTCCCGAAACTGATGGATTTGATACGGATTTATTTTCAAGACACAGCGGCAAAGGGTATCATGGCACGAAATCAGCTGATTGAACTGGCAACGGCTTCCTTGTCCAATCTGATGAAAGAACACCCGGAACATCGGGCAGAAGCAAAACAGGATTTGCAACTTCTGAACGCACAGAAGATGGGAGAACATGAAGCGGAAATTGAAAAAATCAAGAATGTATTTCTTGCTAGCCTGCGAGATATTAAGAAAGATATGGACAACAGAGAACAGCCAGGAGAAGCTGTGACCGCCGCTATGTTCCGAACCATGCAGGAAACCATGAAAGACCACCAGCAGGAGCTGCTTTCTATGGACGATGTAACTGCTATGATTGCCGGACAGATTGGGAAGTTTCTTCCGATGGACGAGGAAATGGCGGAACAGTTCCGGCAGTTGGCAAAGAGGATGATGGAGCAGGTAGGAAAATAA
- a CDS encoding replication initiator protein A, with the protein MNDHPKRNTPAGEAPQRATSGQNVPKSGERANAGTRRRNGAGSLFGENGWADEYGRIYLYYPINEVVELLHCGRQKAVNTLWELQYAGLVEIQKQGCGKPNRIYPKSYEAVPNTDFKKSGYGTPED; encoded by the coding sequence ATGAATGACCATCCGAAAAGGAATACCCCGGCAGGGGAAGCACCGCAACGAGCCACTTCGGGACAAAATGTCCCGAAGTCCGGGGAGCGTGCCAACGCTGGAACACGCCGCAGGAATGGGGCAGGAAGCCTTTTCGGGGAGAACGGCTGGGCGGACGAATATGGGCGCATTTACCTCTACTATCCCATCAATGAGGTAGTGGAACTGCTCCACTGCGGGCGGCAGAAGGCGGTCAACACCCTGTGGGAGCTGCAATATGCCGGACTGGTGGAGATCCAGAAGCAGGGCTGTGGAAAACCCAACCGCATTTACCCCAAATCCTATGAAGCGGTTCCAAACACCGACTTCAAGAAATCCGGTTATGGTACGCCGGAGGACTGA
- the mobV gene encoding MobV family relaxase gives MAQHAILRFEKHKGNPARPLEAHHERQKEQYASNPDIDTSRSKYNFHIVKPESRYYHFIQSRIEQAGCRTRKDSTRFVDTLITASPEFFKKKSPKEIQAFFQRAADFLIGRVGKENIVSAVVHMDEKTPHLHLVFVPLTEDNRLCAKEIIGNRANLTKWQDDFHAYMVEKYPDLERGESASKTGRKHIPTRLFKQAVNLSKQARAIEATLDGITPFNAGKKKEESLSLLKKWFPQMENFSGQLKKYKVTINDLLAENEQLEARAKASEKGKMKDTMERAKLESELKDIQRLVDRIPPEVLAELKRQQRHTRER, from the coding sequence ATGGCACAACACGCAATCTTGCGATTTGAAAAACACAAAGGCAATCCGGCAAGACCGCTGGAAGCCCATCACGAACGGCAAAAGGAACAGTACGCCAGCAATCCCGACATTGACACAAGCCGGAGTAAATACAACTTCCATATCGTCAAGCCGGAGAGCCGCTATTACCATTTCATTCAGAGCCGCATTGAACAAGCCGGATGCCGCACCCGCAAGGATAGCACACGCTTTGTCGATACGCTGATAACCGCCAGCCCGGAGTTTTTCAAGAAAAAATCCCCAAAGGAGATACAGGCGTTTTTCCAGAGGGCGGCTGATTTCTTAATCGGGCGGGTAGGGAAAGAAAATATCGTGTCGGCGGTGGTACACATGGACGAGAAAACGCCCCACCTGCATTTGGTCTTTGTCCCGCTGACAGAGGACAACCGCCTGTGTGCAAAGGAGATTATTGGGAATAGAGCCAACCTCACAAAATGGCAGGACGATTTTCACGCCTATATGGTGGAGAAATATCCCGACTTGGAGCGTGGGGAAAGTGCCAGCAAGACAGGCAGGAAGCATATCCCCACCCGTTTGTTTAAGCAGGCGGTCAATCTCTCCAAACAGGCAAGAGCCATTGAAGCCACGCTGGACGGTATTACCCCGTTCAATGCCGGAAAGAAGAAAGAGGAATCCCTCTCCCTGCTGAAAAAGTGGTTTCCGCAGATGGAGAACTTCTCCGGACAGCTCAAAAAATACAAGGTCACGATAAACGACCTTTTGGCAGAAAATGAACAGTTGGAAGCCAGAGCCAAAGCCAGCGAAAAAGGCAAGATGAAAGATACGATGGAACGGGCAAAGCTGGAAAGCGAGCTGAAAGACATTCAGCGGCTGGTAGACCGTATCCCGCCGGAGGTGCTGGCAGAACTGAAACGGCAGCAGCGGCACACAAGGGAACGGTGA
- a CDS encoding ABC transporter permease, translating into MRTVLALMNRNRKLFFKDKGMLFTSMITPVILIVLYATFLAKVFRDSFTAAIPDMITISDKLINGTVAAQLTASLMAVSCITVTFCVNLTMVQDRANGTRKDFNVSPVSKRKIYLGYFLSTVANSLMVNGLAFVLCLGYLLKMGWYMNAADVFWVLFDMILLVLFGSTLSSIISFPLTTQGQLSAVGTIVSAGYGFICGAYMPISNFGSGLQKALSYLPSTYATSLIKNHMLHGVFKEMERKHYPDEMVEAIRDTLDCNPVFHGNVVSINQMIGIMMGSIAIFGIIYYVVTLLPEGEGGR; encoded by the coding sequence ATGAGAACAGTATTGGCACTAATGAACAGGAACAGGAAACTGTTTTTTAAAGATAAAGGGATGTTGTTTACATCAATGATCACACCCGTCATTCTGATTGTTCTGTATGCTACGTTTCTTGCAAAGGTTTTCAGAGATTCTTTTACAGCGGCAATTCCGGATATGATTACGATTTCGGATAAGCTTATTAATGGAACCGTGGCAGCACAACTGACAGCATCACTTATGGCAGTGAGCTGTATCACTGTAACATTTTGTGTGAATCTGACTATGGTGCAGGACAGGGCAAATGGAACAAGGAAGGATTTTAATGTTTCGCCTGTCAGCAAGAGAAAAATATATTTGGGATATTTCCTTTCAACAGTTGCTAATTCATTGATGGTCAATGGACTTGCGTTTGTATTATGCCTGGGATATTTACTGAAAATGGGATGGTATATGAATGCAGCAGATGTATTCTGGGTTTTATTTGATATGATATTGCTCGTCCTGTTTGGAAGTACGCTTTCAAGTATCATTAGTTTTCCATTGACAACACAGGGACAGCTTTCAGCTGTAGGTACAATTGTCAGCGCAGGATATGGTTTTATATGTGGTGCTTATATGCCGATTTCAAATTTTGGTTCAGGTCTTCAGAAGGCACTGTCTTATCTTCCGAGTACATATGCTACTTCATTGATTAAGAATCATATGCTTCACGGAGTTTTCAAGGAGATGGAGAGAAAACATTATCCGGATGAAATGGTTGAAGCGATAAGAGACACGCTTGATTGCAATCCGGTATTTCATGGAAATGTGGTGAGTATAAATCAGATGATTGGCATTATGATGGGAAGCATAGCTATATTTGGAATTATTTACTATGTGGTTACATTGTTGCCAGAGGGTGAAGGCGGACGATAG
- a CDS encoding ABC transporter ATP-binding protein codes for MESDIIKISHLNKSFGEVKAVNDLSFRVKKGELFAFLGVNGAGKSTTISILCGLLKKDSGTVLVNGIETDKASAQTKRMLGVVFQDSVLDKPLTVKENLMSRAALYGITGNAFDKRLQELVEILDFDEFLNRPVGKLSGGQRRRIDIARALLHRPEILILDEPTTGLDPQTRQLIWNVIEKLQKNENMTVFLTTHYMEEAANAGYVVILDKGSIAAEGTPFELKNDYVQDIVSVYGVSEDEIKSLNREYKKIHDGYQLKVRNTKEATRLIVEHQDLFTDYEVVKGGMDDVFLAVTGKKLGGER; via the coding sequence ATGGAATCAGATATCATTAAAATCAGCCATCTGAATAAAAGCTTTGGCGAAGTAAAAGCAGTAAATGATTTGAGCTTTCGTGTGAAAAAAGGAGAATTGTTTGCGTTTCTTGGAGTAAACGGTGCAGGGAAAAGCACAACGATTTCTATTCTCTGTGGACTGCTGAAAAAAGACAGTGGAACTGTTCTGGTAAATGGAATAGAAACTGACAAAGCCAGTGCACAGACAAAGCGGATGCTTGGTGTTGTATTTCAGGATAGTGTGCTTGATAAACCGCTTACAGTGAAAGAAAACTTGATGAGCAGAGCTGCGTTGTACGGCATTACAGGAAATGCTTTTGATAAAAGATTACAGGAACTGGTCGAGATTTTGGATTTTGACGAGTTTTTAAACAGACCTGTAGGTAAGCTGTCGGGAGGTCAGAGAAGAAGGATTGATATTGCCCGTGCATTATTGCACAGACCGGAAATTTTGATTCTTGATGAACCTACTACAGGGCTTGATCCGCAGACAAGGCAGTTAATCTGGAATGTTATCGAGAAGCTTCAGAAAAATGAAAATATGACAGTATTTCTAACCACCCATTATATGGAAGAGGCTGCTAATGCCGGGTATGTTGTGATTCTCGACAAAGGAAGTATTGCAGCGGAAGGTACACCATTTGAACTTAAAAATGATTATGTACAGGATATAGTATCTGTTTATGGTGTTTCCGAAGATGAAATAAAGTCATTGAACAGAGAATATAAAAAAATACATGACGGATATCAGTTAAAAGTAAGAAATACGAAGGAAGCAACGAGACTTATTGTAGAGCATCAGGACTTATTCACGGATTATGAAGTAGTAAAAGGCGGTATGGATGACGTATTTCTTGCAGTCACAGGAAAGAAGCTTGGAGGTGAACGCTGA
- a CDS encoding TetR/AcrR family transcriptional regulator, with protein MTVYYYQNVNGRLFILEKILIVALHLFARDGYETVYVSRIAGELDMTKGALYRHNKRKRDIFDCIVQRMEQQMELSCILVAICAC; from the coding sequence ATGACCGTTTACTATTATCAAAACGTAAATGGTCGTTTATTTATTTTAGAGAAAATATTAATTGTGGCACTGCATCTGTTTGCCAGAGATGGTTACGAGACTGTCTACGTCAGCCGGATAGCAGGAGAACTTGATATGACAAAAGGGGCATTGTACCGTCATAACAAAAGAAAGAGAGATATTTTTGACTGTATTGTACAGCGTATGGAGCAGCAGATGGAATTATCATGCATCTTGGTAGCGATTTGTGCATGTTAG
- a CDS encoding zinc ribbon domain-containing protein has translation METKNIILKLRTGRGMSQDELADKIMVTRQAVSRWENGDTVPNTDTLKLLSKEFDVSINTLLGEPRKLICQCCGMPIDDDSILGRDKDGTLNEEYCKWCYADGTYTYNDMDELIDVCVKNMVNESFTEEQARTYLKEMLPKLDYWKRYDELSDNGQFEEFKMQLINEINDLHIDGLPRVDKLNALVGKYVNLEYNLPNGQKVKFLDDQKTYLGNQLESEFGGERCFGILAGMDFLLVCTYEKNGENPELVIYKKR, from the coding sequence ATGGAAACAAAAAATATTATTTTGAAACTTCGTACTGGAAGAGGAATGTCACAAGACGAGCTGGCAGATAAAATCATGGTTACAAGGCAGGCAGTATCACGTTGGGAAAATGGAGATACCGTTCCAAATACGGATACACTTAAGCTCTTATCGAAAGAATTTGATGTCTCAATCAATACGCTTTTAGGAGAACCCAGAAAGTTGATTTGTCAGTGCTGCGGGATGCCAATTGATGATGATTCCATATTGGGACGTGATAAAGATGGCACATTAAATGAGGAGTATTGTAAATGGTGCTATGCAGATGGAACGTACACATATAACGATATGGATGAATTGATTGATGTATGTGTAAAGAATATGGTAAATGAAAGCTTTACCGAAGAACAGGCACGCACTTATCTGAAAGAAATGCTTCCAAAGTTAGATTATTGGAAAAGGTATGATGAACTTAGTGACAATGGGCAGTTTGAAGAGTTTAAAATGCAATTGATAAATGAAATAAATGATCTGCATATAGATGGACTTCCAAGGGTAGACAAACTAAATGCACTTGTGGGGAAATATGTGAATCTGGAATATAATCTGCCTAATGGTCAAAAAGTGAAATTCCTTGATGATCAGAAAACCTATCTGGGCAATCAACTGGAGTCTGAATTTGGGGGAGAAAGGTGCTTCGGTATTTTGGCAGGTATGGATTTTCTTCTCGTATGTACATATGAGAAGAATGGTGAAAATCCGGAGCTTGTGATTTATAAAAAGAGATAA